The sequence below is a genomic window from Anaerolineales bacterium.
GGGAAGAAGCTATCCTACCCGATGGCGCCATTCGTGTTGGACGAGCACTTCAACCGCCGCGTATTCCAGGAGCTCGCCGACCGTTCCTCCCTTCCGGAGACCGTCCGAGACGACCTCCGCAGACTTGCTCCCGTCCTGCTTAACTGCTATCAACGCAGCTATTTCGCCGCGCTCGAGGAACGGTTCCGGATCACGGTCGATTCCCAACAGGTCTTTTGGAGGATCCACGGTCCCTTCCGGAATTCGCTGCTACACAGGCAGCAAAACCCCCGCGACGTAATCGTGGAATTAAAATACGCGGTCGGGGAAGAGCCGCAGGCCGACCGGGCCGCGGGGTACTTCCCCTTTCGCATCATGCGGAATTCCAAATACGTGCAGGGAATTGAACGGGTGTATTTTTAATTTAAAGGACGGGACGACAGGCGAAGGTCGTACCGACGATTCCGACGTGCAATGCCGAAG
It includes:
- a CDS encoding VTC domain-containing protein → MARRDSASGNIQEYTRLRSFRYERKFLSEELLPRQVTAIVRSHPLMCRAPYPPRQINSLYLDTADMDNYNDNVSGAAQRRKVRLRWYGTMDGMIERPMLEFKVKYGLVGKKLSYPMAPFVLDEHFNRRVFQELADRSSLPETVRDDLRRLAPVLLNCYQRSYFAALEERFRITVDSQQVFWRIHGPFRNSLLHRQQNPRDVIVELKYAVGEEPQADRAAGYFPFRIMRNSKYVQGIERVYF